A region of the Lycium barbarum isolate Lr01 chromosome 1, ASM1917538v2, whole genome shotgun sequence genome:
GGAAAACTAGCCCTTTGAGTATAGTTTTCAACGATTCAAATTCTTCGTTATTTGAATATTCCTACAAAGAGTTATGTCTATTTTACTGAAAGGTATCAAAGCAGGTGTTGGGCATGCGAAGGACGTTCCTTAGCGCAAAAAACTGGACATATAAATGATGCGAGACAGAAAGTTGGAGAGAGCACGCCAGGAAGTGCTCTAGGCATCAACCTTGTGCTAAAAGGTTATAGCCAGGAAGTGCTCGGGGCGACCATTTTCATTTGGTTCTCGAAAAAGTTTGGGAGTTCATTGAGGTGATTCCAAGCCAGGAACATCATGGGGAATCCTAAGTGGATATAGTCCAAGTTTCGTGTTAATTAAACTTGATTAATCTTAGGTACTTATAATATTATTACACCTTGAAATTGTTagattcatcaacaatcatccaAGCACACCAAAAGAGGATTTTTGAGGATACTAGTATCTAACTTCGTTCATTGCATTATTTTGATCAAATTAGGCATTAAATTAGATAAAAAAATTATTGGTATCACTCATTCAACTTAGGTCATTTGGTTAATAAAATCAACTAGACAGGCTTAAAATTAGATTAAAAAATATCATTGGTATCAATTATTCGACATAGGCCACTTGGTTAACAATATCAACTAGACTTAGTTCAACGTTCTTACTCAAACTGGCTATATCTGTTACAATCACTTATCTTTTTAAAAGGGTGTTGTTGGGTGTGGTCACCTGATTGAAAAGTGGGACTTCGTAAAGGACAGCGTAACCAAGAAGTGATGAGACATATTATGAGTAACACAAGAATGCTATTGTATACACTGGTAAACTTTTGGACATTATCCTAAAGTCTAGTTCGAACTTTATGACAGTGATTAAAGTTTGAGAGCACGAGTTACACTTCAGTACACTCTCTTAAAGTTTAAATAGCGAGAATTGAACTTCAGGACAATGGTTCAAGTTCGAAGAAATACATCTTCGCCGTTGTTTTAAGCTGTTGCTATATTCTATATACAATACAATTGTTGATTATGTTTCAAACAACATTTCATTAAAGTGACTACTAAAACACTTAACCGCCTCAAATAAGGCTGTATGCTGTAAATAATCTTGAAAAAGACTTATTTTGGGCCTGATATTGAATATAAAATGCGTGGTTAGTGGGGGGAATATACACAAATGGCTGTTTTTAGGACCCCTATTTAAAGAATAGCCGAAATTTATAAAGTTTTAAAGTCTAGCCGCATCATAATTAAGTTCAGGTCATCAGGTATTGCGGATCCGAAGTTGATTATGCCAAAGCTAATAGGATTTGATGCTTTACTAAGTTCAAATTCATATGGAAAATTTTAATTTAAGCTTTGGCAAAGACTATCTCCACAATTGTCGATAGTTAGCTCGAAGGTCggaaaaaaaataagaagaagcAACAACACACAATAACACCATGAGTGGTACCCTCCACCTCTAACCCCAAGATTGTTGGTTCGAGCCACCAAGGGAGAAAAAGGAGGAGCTCAAATTTGTTAGATCTTgttaaattttaaataattttttaaaattagatATATTTCGAATTAAGGGTGCTGAAAGAGGCCCCCTAATGTAATTTCTCAAACCCAAATCACGACTCCACGTTACAATGTCTGATTGCTTACATTTGCTCTAAATGACCGCCTGAGTGTGTCAAACTCTCATGCATAAATAGaaatggaaaaaataaaaatgaatttcCCCCAAAAAAATTACTCCTATTAAACATAGAATTGCAAACGTTTCAATACTTGAAAGCTAATacaatatataaaaagaaaactaTCGATTTTGCTCTACTCTGACGGATGCTCTTAGATTTATCCTACCTTTGATTAGCTGAAATCTGGTATGTCTGAATCGATAATCTCAACAATCAAATCTACGATCTAATCTTAGATTAATTTCAATTTGATTCGTTTATGGATTGATTTTGATTACTGATTTGTATTTGGATTGATCTGACCTGTAATGGGTATCATGTAAAATGCATCTTTGTATTGGATATATTATGATTTAAAGTAGGTGATTATATTTTAATGGTTTAGTGATCGCATTTCAATTTTGGACATTGGACAACTGTGTCTTAGCTTGTTAATTGTGATGGTGAATTGATATTTGTAGGTAAATTGCATTTGTGTTCTTGTTTTTTGATAGTTAAGTGTATGGGGCTTAAGTTTTGAGAGCAATTCTGTTTTTTTGCAGCTAAAAAGATATGGCATCAATGGTTGCTAAGGCATTTACAAGCACATCTACTCAATATTCACCTGCGATTACGGTACCTGAAAAAGGAAGTAGGAATAAGAGGAAATTTATGGCTGATCCACCACTATCTGACCCGAATAAATTAATTCCTTCTCCACAAGAATGCACAAGTTTTGAATTCTCCGCGGACAAATTTGGGATCATCCCTAGTTATGGATTGATGAATGGTTGTGATATTTGTAGCACGAAGCAAGATGCTTCGGAAGGGTTGAAACTCGATCTTGGATTGTCATGTAGTACAGTTGGTCCAAGCCGGGGTAGAGAGGAAGTTAAAACAAATGAAGATTTCCATGATGCTGATTGGAGTGATCTGATAGAATCTCAGTTAGAAGAGCTTGTCTTGAGCAACTTAGATACAATTTTCAAGAGTGCGATTAAGAAAATAGCGGCCTGTGGTTACAGCGAAGAGATTGCAGAGAAAGCTGTTTTAAGGTCTGGTGTTTTTTATGGTTTGAAGGACATTATGTCGAATATAGTGGACAATACATTGGCTTTTCTTTGCAGCAGGCAAGAGACGGATGCATCCACGGAGCACTATTTTGAGGACTTGCAGCAGATGGAGAAGTATGTGTTAGCTGAATTGGTTTGTATTCTGCGTGAAGTCAGGCCTTTTTTCAGTATTGGTGATGCGATGTGGTGCTTATTAATATGTGACATGAATGTGTCTCATGCTTGTGCAATGGACAGCACTCCTTTGGGTAGTTTGGTTGTTGATGGGAATGCAAATTCCTCTGCCTCTCTGCAGCCTCATATCCCATCAGAGGCCGAAATTTCCGAATCCCACAGAGCCACTTTCTGTAAACCAGCCCCTACAGTTGCTTCTGTACATTATCCATCTGAGAGACCCAATGTGTCTTCAGATACTCGTGGGCGTAGCTTTCAGCCGGATGCATCGAAACCCAAATCTTCAGTTGTTCTGACAGGACTTATTCCTGAGAAAGAGAGTCCATATCCTCTGTTTGAAACCTTTGGTAAAACCTTAACTGCAACAGGACAATCCCGACCTTCAACTTCAGTGGAGAAGTTTGTTGCCAGTAGAAAGGTGTCTGGAATCACCAAAAGAGAATATATACTTAGGCAAAAGTCCCTTCAGCTGGAGAAATTTAACCGCACTTCTGGTTCTAAAGGGGCTTCTAGGAAACTCAGAAGTTTTGGTGGTTTAGTTTTAGATAAGAAGCTTAAATCCCTGGCTGATTCTGCTAGCATGAAAATGAAGAATTCGATGAAGGTCAATAAAATAGGAGCTACTATACCCCAGGATAATATACTGAGTAATTTTAATGGAGTTGCTTCAACATCGGTATTTGGGTCAGAAAATGGCAATAGCTCAGTTGAATTACCTAACTCAGATATC
Encoded here:
- the LOC132642049 gene encoding putative E3 ubiquitin-protein ligase RF298 — encoded protein: MASMVAKAFTSTSTQYSPAITVPEKGSRNKRKFMADPPLSDPNKLIPSPQECTSFEFSADKFGIIPSYGLMNGCDICSTKQDASEGLKLDLGLSCSTVGPSRGREEVKTNEDFHDADWSDLIESQLEELVLSNLDTIFKSAIKKIAACGYSEEIAEKAVLRSGVFYGLKDIMSNIVDNTLAFLCSRQETDASTEHYFEDLQQMEKYVLAELVCILREVRPFFSIGDAMWCLLICDMNVSHACAMDSTPLGSLVVDGNANSSASLQPHIPSEAEISESHRATFCKPAPTVASVHYPSERPNVSSDTRGRSFQPDASKPKSSVVLTGLIPEKESPYPLFETFGKTLTATGQSRPSTSVEKFVASRKVSGITKREYILRQKSLQLEKFNRTSGSKGASRKLRSFGGLVLDKKLKSLADSASMKMKNSMKVNKIGATIPQDNILSNFNGVASTSVFGSENGNSSVELPNSDIPSPLLPVNTSPEFAATNTELSLSLPAKYSSTPMPISYDTEACTSASNIISNEKCNAQWIRQVKKDEMILKLVPRVTELQSQLQEWTEWANQKVMQAARRLSKDKSELKTLLLEKEEVERLKKEKKTLEESTLKKQAEMENALRKASGQIERASAAVRRLEFENAGIRREMEAAKLHAVESSASCQEVLKREKKTLMKFQSWEKQKAIFQDELVAEKRKLMELYQQMEQAKVVQNQLEARWKQEKKAKEDFLTLASSLRKEREQIDASAKSKEDTTKFKAGLRKYKDDIEKLEKEISQLRLKADSSKIAALKRGIDGSYASRLTDLKNVSLPKDNTRMPYIATLVAGFEDHSKSGGLKRERECVMCLSEERSIVFLPCAHQVVCTTCNQLHQKQGMKDCPSCRSPIQRRLSVRYSSL